From a region of the Arachis ipaensis cultivar K30076 chromosome B09, Araip1.1, whole genome shotgun sequence genome:
- the LOC110266848 gene encoding uncharacterized protein LOC110266848 — MKGVMRFGKKGKLSPRCIGPFEILERIGIVAYHLALPPDLSMIHPVFHVSMLRKYLHDPAHVLSPQSVELKEDLSFEEKPIAIIDQQIRKLRSKEVASIKVVLKNHLGKEATWEPENVMRDKYPYLFET; from the coding sequence ATGAAAGGTGTGATGAGGTTTGGCAAAAAGGGTAAGCTTAGTCCTCGCTGTATTGGTCCTTTTGAGATCTTGGAACGAATAGGCATAGTGGCGTATCACTTGGCACTACCACCTGATTTGTCTATGATTCATCCAGTATTTCACGTGTCTATGTTACGTAAATATCTTCATGATCCAGCTCATGTACTTAGTCCCCAATCAGTGGAGTTGAAAGAAGATTTATCATTTGAAGAAAAACCTATTGCTATAATTGATCAACAAATAAGGAAGTTACGTTCAAAAGAAGTAGCCTCTATAAAAGTAGTCTTGAAGAACCATTTGGGGAAAGAAGCAACCTGGGAACCTGAGAATGTAATGCGCGACAAATATCCGTATTTGTTCGAAACTTAA